In Montipora foliosa isolate CH-2021 chromosome 9, ASM3666993v2, whole genome shotgun sequence, the DNA window GGACTGAGGTCATGATCCAACTCATACTGTGGACGTTCGACATCCTTTAAAGACTGCGACCGGCGTTTCTTTAACAGCATTTTCAAGTACCTGAAAAGAAAGTCGCAAAATTTTTCAAGATCGTTTTCTGTTTATCTGATAACCGAGGGATCCAGTCCACTACCGCGGGGCCATCCTCAGAGAcccagagagagagagagagagagagagagagagagagagagagagagagagagagagagagagagagaagcaGGGCCAGGTATTCAACCTTTCGTGAGGTGTGTCCGCTAGCCACCTCTTTTCTACGCCCCAATACAATGGCTCATTTTGTTCCAAATCATTCAATAATCGTGATCTCCCTATCACATATATAAGTAACGTGAAAGTAACCATTAATTTGGAGATTGGAGGTGGGCTGACCTGCCTAATGATTTTTGTGAATGTGGATTACTGAGTGCGCGGGGCTTTTTAAAAAGTTCATTTAAAGAAGCAGATATTCAAAATACGGCAATTGAATTGTAGACTGGCTAGATTTGGCGGCTGGCAGAATGAAATCAATTTTAACAACGGTGACATTTAAATCAGAAGTTAAGTAAACGGAACACCACTTACGGAATTCCAAGTTCAGAGATGTTGTAGAATATTTGTTGGCCAACCATAATGGTAGCGATCTGAATGGCAAGTTCTAAAAAGCATCCCTGTGCACTGCACCCATCTAGACGATATTTTCCAAGGACTCTTCTGTACCTTCCTGGAGTGCCAACTATCAACCCAGATTTGAAAAACGCTATATAGAAAATTGAAGTGTAGTTGTTGACGAACTGGAACAGTGCCATCTTGCGGGTGAAGCTATCTCTATACTCTGTCTGAGTTTGTGGATTTTCCCAGTCGGTGAGAAAAAGTGCAAGCTTATTGTACACAAGCTGTAAGATCTTTATTACGACAAGGTTTATGAAAGCAGCGCTTACTGTTGTTAGAATGCGAGCGCCATTTTCGACTTCTTCATCCGGGCTACTGCTCAAAACTGCAAAAACTGCCGCTCGGTAGACAACGACGCCAATCATTGCTATTATTACCAGGAGGACCATAAAAGAGATGATGCTGAACACGAAACTCAAACGACGAAACCGCTTGACTTTAACCTTGCTGGGGCGAATTTTTCCAGTATTGGGATCAGGTTTGTAAGGATCGGCCTCTTCTTCGGTTAAACTCGCTAAGTATTCGGGTCGGAAttgctcttcttcttcttcaaactcTGATGTGTGCCATCTGTGGGCAAGAGTTGCTTGACGTCTTTTCCAAAATTCCAAGAAGAGTGTGGCCCATACGGATGCGAAGAAAGCTAAGACAACGGTCCAGTCATTGTCAAAGAAATGCGTGACCTTAGCATAAGTGCAGGTGTCTGGGGCAAGATTCCAATAGCTGCACTGTCGATCGCACAATGGACACATGTACCAGACATTTCGGTTGCTTTCACTGCAGAGATCACGAACTGGTATATGAGAACTAGAGGAGGCAATTCCATAGATGAAAACAATCAGAGCAAAGATCGCAAGAGGAACCAACATAGCAGTATAGAATCCAAGCCAAGCAAAGTACAGCCCAATTGTGTGGCCAAAGTAATCCTTGATGGCATCGTACGGTTGGTACTTGAAGATTCTACCAAACCTGGCCCAGTCTCTCTTCAGCTGCTGCCTCAAATTAACAGCAGTTTCACCATCGGAAATTTCATCCTCTCCTTCATGAAGTGGGTAACAGCTCTTGTATGCACCGTTGTAAACAAGCTTGGTCAGCCCAACATCAGTGGGGTCATCGGAATACCGCGTGTTACTTAGGAACTGCTGGAGAAGGTGCTGTCGATCGATGGTGGAGAAGAATGTATCTTCATCGAAATCCTTATGATGGAGATATTCCGAGAGCCGATCTCGCTTAAAGTGACCCATGAAGTAGTCGCGGCTTTTTGGGACAGAGGCATCTCGAATCTGGAACGGATTTTTTCCCTTGAACTTGTTTATGATATTTGATCCAAGAAAGAATTCAAGCCACGATTCAAAGACGGTGTCATTAACCCGAAGAGGAACTTTCATCTTCGATAACTCCGCTCGTTTGGCAAGAACCTCCCAAGGGGCGTGAATCAACACAAAGTGCCGCTCAGTGTTGTTatcctatttaaaaaaaaaaagaggcatCATCAATAGTATCTGTGTTAAGCTTGTTACACATCTGTCAGTTATTTTAAACTCGAAAATAAGAGATTTCAAACTTCACAGTGAAATGACCAGCATGTGACACGATCATAGGTCAAAGAGCGCATCAGAGAAACTGTCACCaatcgaacccatgacctcgttCACCGGGATTGACCTGGAGGTTGAAAAGAAAGGAAGCAAGGGAGGAACGAAGTAAGGAAGGGAGGGAGGCCCGAGTGAGCTATGGAGGGAGTGGATGAGTGAGTGAGGGAGGGtgtgagtgagtgaatgagtgagtgaatgaatgaatgaatgaatgaataagtGAGTGAgtaatcttttcttttttgaaacattAAACGGATATAtttaccaatttattttagaTGTAACCTTATTTTCTGCTGTAAACAAATACTCGCCTTCTCGTTATCACTTAAATTGGTGTAACGAGTTTCAGCATTTGACATATGTGAGTGCAGCTCACGTCTAAAAGTGGTATACCCCCGACAATACATCAAGAAATGCTGTTCATTTTCTATGCAATTTTCTTTGCATTCTGAACATGTTCGATCTTCTGCTGGGATTAATGCTCctcgaatgaatgaatgaatgaatgaatgaatgaatgaatgaatgaatgaatgaatgaatgaatgaatgcatGAATGTATGAATGTATGAatgcatgaatgaatgaatgaatgggaGACCATCGATTAAGGCTTTACACTTACTACGATTTGGAAAGAGGTCAATTAAAAGCTCATCCACATTACTGGCACTATTGGTCATTGGTCTCCGAGACAGGCAAGAGAGTTTTAATTAATTGCAAAAACCTGGCACTGCAAAGCGCCGTCGCAGTCGACAGAAAGGCAGCATGTGATAACCAGGCATGAAAACTGAATTGCAAGAGGAATATATTTTGTTAAATCATTCTTTAACTATCATGGcttatttacaataattcaGATAACATGGTTGACTTATTTTGAAATTCGAACTTTTTTTGAAGCACTTGACAGAAGTGCTTGTCGCCCTAATCTTAATGTGTTCGTATCCAACGCCTTTAAAAAATTACCTTCTTTGTTCGATGCTGTAGGTTTAATCCTTGTTTTTGCAGCTGTTTTTCGAAATAAGTTCTTGCATCAGCTAGTCTCTGTGCTTCTGCCGCTGATTCCTCGTCATCGTTGTCATCTTCTGACGTTTCATAGACCAAGACATAATCAATCCGTGGCTGAGTTGGTTCGCTTCGATGCAAGGTTACATGTACTGTGGCTGAATCGTCGGCAACGGTATCTATCTCGAACTGTTGTCCCTCGCTTAATCTCGAATATGGTTGGCGGCTCATGTTAACCTCACTTTATAAATTCAGTTAGCTGCAATAGAAGAAGACTTGTTTAAGTTTGCATGTAATTTACTTGTCATATTTGTAGTTCACTGATTTACTGCTGAAACAATGAAAACGGAAAACAGGGTTTAAATAATTTCTGATAGAAGAAAGCAATTTACCATAACTATCTCGCAGTTTCGCCCTTCCAGTAGAGAGTCAAACAAACGGCTTTCTTTGTCTAAATTTCTTATGGTTTCAGTTATAATTTGATGTCTTATTGTTCAGTCTTTAAGTGTCCTTGGGATTTTATGATAATTAACACGCTTGAGCAAGATTGAGATTGCAGTCTCGTGAATTACTTAAAAGACGACAAAGAAGCGCTTTGATTGGCTGTTATCTATCTTACACTAGAAAAGGAACACAGATTGAGATGCCAATGTTGCGCGTGACTTTCATCATAGAGGATCTTAGAGCAACGAACaccatctcaaaatataaaaataaacacgAAAGCGAAGGGCGTACAAATatggagagaaaatgaaaaaagaattgTCATGTGCTGGCATTCTACTCAACTCTTCACGTTGATTTACAAGTAGtggcaaaaaggaaaattcacCAAAATGGAAAAACGAGACCGGGAACGTGCACAGTCATAAAAAGCGTTTTCGTGTTCGTTGTCGTCGGCGTTGTCAATGCTGTTATGGCGTGGAGCCAGGGCAAACACGTCACCAATATTTGGCATAATTTTTTAACAAAGAACTCGAGATTCAATTAAGCTCTTCTAATCCCGGTTGCAGCTCTATTGTCTTAATTACTCTCCATTATTGCTGTTAAATGTGTTCTGGACTATTCTCAAGAGGCGCTGGATAACGCGGCTTCATCTCAATACTTTTCATAATCAAACAATAACATTGCAATTGGTTGACCAAAGTTTGTATTACGAGTTTTCGCTGGAAGTTGTCAGTATAATCCAAAAAATGTCATACTGAGGTCATTGTTGTAcatgattaaaaataaaaatataaatggACTAGAATAAAGAACGATCATATGCCAATCCCAAATATGGGGTCAAGTATGTGTATATTGTTGCGATACTCGAAGAATGTATCAAAGACGACTTGAAGTCAGTCGATTACCTCGGTACTTCAGTCAGTGAGCGCTATACCGCAAAGGAACTTATTTCACAACGATATCACAATAAAGAAAATTGTGTTCCGCACTTGAAGACACGAATTAACACCAAATGGTAACTTCGAAACACCAGCAAACCTATAATAAACTACAGTACCAGAGATAAAACCTTTAAGGAttcgaaaagaaaactctaTGGACTTTAAGATATTTGAAATTACAACATgctaacaagaaaaaaagacaactaaaGGGTAACATACTTACACTGTTACGCACCATCAAAAGTCGGCCCACGATGGTTTGTCAAGAATATTCCAATCCGGGATTCCAATACGGACAACTTTGAACTGCAGAAGCCGTCTTAAAATGCTAGACGATGCTGACGTTTCTTCAAATAATCCAGACTTTAGAGGTTACATTAGCCAGCTGCCCCCATGCAGTGGCGTTACAGCCCCGGTCAATTACTTTTTTTAGTCAGTGCTCGCAAATTCTCCGGCTGCACAAGCTTTTAACTATTTGTCCCTTTTTGGCCGCAATTGAAGAGGAAACTAGTTGTGCTGCATGATACTGcgagagaaaattaaaattataggtaagtaaaaataaaaaccaaCAAAGGTTTCTCGTTCAGTTATTTGAGAAGGTCGTTGTACCAGACAGCGTGAAGCGGCAAGGGAATTCGGttaaaaagcttttgttttcacaCCTTCAGATTGACGTGATAGTGACATCCGTAACATTTGGGCCCGGTTGtccaaaagccgattaatgctaattAACCAACgagtttatttctctgctcCCCAAATTATGCTGcgcaacgctgatattcggcaaaactttgcatttgaagaagtcaatcttgaaaacaaaaataagcaaaaggaactttcaaccaaaaagttgaaaacatgaaacaaacatttacgctaatcctggattaaattaatcggctttcgaacaaccgggccttgAGTGTCATTTTTGACGTTAGCGGCTTCAAAGATGATGGTTTCTTTAGTTTGTTAATATCTACCAATTTTCATCTTTCTGTATAGGAAATGCATGGAGTTGGCGCTTTAGAagctttatttaatttatttcctCTTGGGTATCTGCTTGGAGTGTATGCGCATTTCCACAAGCATTATGATATCTAGAGTCCCACGCAGACGCTGACACACTGAGCCAGATGATTTCCAGTCTGAAAAGGAGTGAGTCAAAAGCAAAGTACGTGACTATTGTGACCTTCAAAAAAAGGAGCAAGGTCACGTCCGAATTGTGAATACAAACAAAATATTCTGCTTCCTTGGAGCTTTCTTGGCATATCTGGTGGAACACCAACCTttcgtaaatacttttgttctggggccatcgtagtttgatcaaaaataaaacacaaacagcagtgatgaacatattgaacttgttcattttgattatgacttgacgtttcgtatgtgctttacatacattttcaaaagtaaccgttgaaatttaaaacagctattcatatataacaaagcggatgaggggactggaacctagattaagcaaatacttaacagtaaaatatataataataataattataatgataataaaaacagaaaagattaataaatcatcagcttttcacttccgacgttgacgttgaaagccggctcaagttcttgaataaagaaggtctcttttattttacaatgatagtcagttttgcccttcgctaaaatatcaaaatgatcccacttgatgttatgtccagtggccttgacgtggtcagcaatggctgaagtattgtcatttttagctagggccttaaaatgttcggtttttctatcgtgaagccgccgtttagttttaccgatgtaaaaaccattacaatcccaacaatttgctctgtaaataactctggattgttgtgaacgattaatacggtccttgtaaggaaagaaagattttatacatcgagtaCTCTGAAACacaatcttaaggttaacacaagagtagCATTTGTACACTcaagatttcaggcgtttagcgacttggttgctttgcaaacctaagtaGGGAAGTAGGATAACGGTTACTTtcgaaaatgtatgtagagcacatacgaaacgtcaagtcataatcaaaatgaacaagttcaatatgtttatcactgctgtttgtgtcttatttttgatcaaacaccaaccttgttcccagggttctctcctactCGTCCACCGGTGCGAgaatcctgggaacgaggttggctcaTCACCTGCAGCTTAGAATAGCTCCACCGTCTCAGCTATATTAGTTTCAGAAGGTGCGAAAACGAGGCATTTGGGTCAGAACAGGAAATGTTTATTTGAAGGACTGTCTgatgtcttgattcttgactGTTTCCTGCGCTTTTTTTTCGAGTAAATTGAGGTTTTGTCTGCGCTAATTTTATCGTGGAAGTATGGCAAGGCACTGTATAGCATATGGATGGGTTAACCGATTGGAAGTAACAACCGCAAGTAACAACCCCAAGTAACAACCCCAAGTAACAATTCCAGAAAACCAACCTATTATAGAGCGCATAGGAGTCTTCTGAACAGACCTTTACGCATTGGGGCCTGGAAACTGCTACACGCAGATAAACAGACATTTTCAAGATCGAAGTTTAGAACAGAAAACGGACCCTGCTCTGTCTGGTCGCAGCAAAACTCATAAGAATACTGAGAGGCCCGCACACAGCAAATGATTAAGCCTATTAGAAAAATGATAGTAAGCGCTTTTCAAGAGGTCGCCAATTGGAGCGAACAACGGGCCGATAGCCCCACTTACGggtggggggggtgggggggggttGTTACTTGGGGTTATCTCAAATATCCTCGTTGTAAACTTGATTATCACTCAACAAAGAAACTGTCACTGACAATTACTACCAATCACTTCAACTACTCGTCAACTCATAGTGAATAATCTTATGAGGAGGTCCTCGGTTCCTGTTTAACGTGTATCCCCCTCCCCAAGGAATTGCGAATATTGTAGAACCTGTCAAACAAAACTTGTCGAACGATTGAATTTCGCCAGTGTTTTTTAACTTGTTATCATGTTTGCTGGTTTCAGTTTGACAATTGTTAAGCTGACAGCGAAATAGAGGAAGTTGcgcaagaaaacaaagcaactttCAAACGGATCTTAAAcgatttattttcaaaaaaatttattcaaaaaaattcaaattaaaaaaaatcatatttcgCAGTAAGCAATGGCTTACTTTGGTGTAAATACACGTTTAAGACAATGAAAATTGGTGCAACGTTATACTTTGACTCACTTCGAAAGAATCTGTTGTGGTTCGGTATAATGTCAACTATAATAGCACACCACATCCCTAAAAATTATAAGATTTACAAGTTTTTAAAATTACGCACATTAGTTGATCAACCCCATTGGCGAGACCGATTGGCAAAACGAATACAGTTTGGCATGTTGGTGATGTATATATCAAAACGTTTTATAAAAACCATGCTATACAAATGTACGCTCATGGTATTTCCTGCACCATTTCCATAGCAACACTAGCGCTAAAGATAGTCAATTACAGCCTTTACGGGGTTTTTCCTCAGAGTACAAGCATGAGATTAAGGTAAAATCAAGACGATCCACCTTACTCTAGATTTCGTCTTTTTCCATGACAACATCGCTTTAAACCGGCTCCAAGAAGCCAAGAAGCTCTGGCACGGGAAAACCTTAAAAACTTAACCGTTTATGTTTGGATTGACGACTGCATGCCTTATCACGAATTACTAGCAACGGATTCAGTGTCGAGATCTCTGGACGAGTTCAAAATGGCAATCGGTAAACTAATTTCAATTAACCCATTACAAcatttcattaaaattttccCCGTTGTCATAATCATCACCCATTTTCTTGTTAAATATAATCTTCTCTAAATGCTTTTCCCGTTTGCTTTTCAGCTCCAGGATCCGTGGTACATCCGGGACAAGCCAAGCGATGAAATTAGTGATGACGTATACAGAGAATTGAAACACGAACACGAAAGCGAGGCGGGCAGCAATCACGTGCCAATAATGCTTGTTCTGCTTGTAAGGTGGGGAACTGTCAAAGTAACCACTGTATCtggaaaaaaagataaataattGGAGTTTGTAACAAGTGCACAAGAAATTCGATCGCCTTTGAGCGTATAGCTTAAACTTCTTATGTACTATATCTGTATTATTTCATAGGCAATGCTAGTTAATGCCCTCACGTATACCCTCATTATGATCTATTTATGACTTATCTTCTCCTAACCACCTTGATAACTTACGCTTTTGTTGGATAGCActagaaaatttgaaaattaaaaagactTATCTATCTACAATAAAGTTTCGATTTGGCGAAACTCTGAACGATGTCGTTGGTACAActgcaataaaattattgacttcatttacagtaaaatgtatagACCTCGAAGACGAGAAACCACCATATAACTACAGCAGCTCAAGTGACACTGCTGTGTATTGAACTAATCTTGTAATGAGTAGTGGTTTTCTGAAGTCAAGCTGTAATATCACAGCTAGACAACAGGTTGTTACTTCAAAAGCGTACCGCATAAAGATGTGGAAGGATAAAAAGGTGTCACAGAGTAATATATCTGTACATGTCCGATATACACGTATCGAACTGGGCAAATGGATGTGTGaggtttccatttttttccttccCAAATCACGAAATTTTCATTCTGACTTAGGTTCTAAATAAAGTAACAATAAACTGTATAACTAAGTATAAATGTCTATATGTGATCCTAAGTCTCCTTTTCTGTTGGTTGTTACCTTAATGAACTATTAATAAATTATGACCAGACACTTACAAGCAATAAGTCCTAGTGTAGTTCAAATTTTCATTAACATTTTCAGGTGCGGTTCCCGGCTCTCTGGTATAGAGATCGTCAAGATTTATGGAAGCCAAGCTGTTCGCGATATATCCCCTCAACGTTCCGTCCTCTGAGTATTTCATCTCATAGACAAGCTTGGGAATGTACTCAGAAGTAAATGCCAGAACAAAAGCATTTACTAAGACTGATAACCTGGTCACCCCTTCCAAAATCCGAAACCAAGCTCCAATATCTTCAGCTCGGGTGCTATCGGGCCTCCGGAACTGGGACACAAAGTTGATCGCATCTACGCGAATTTCGACAATGGAGTTCAGTAGTGCGAACAGAGGACCAAGAGGGAAAGCAGCCACAAACATAGTCACAAATCCATACTGTAAAACTGGTCATGGAAGGAGAAGAAAGAATACAAGGCGTTAGATAACCTGATGATTCACATATCGGTTACGATTACCAGGAACCCTCTGATAATTTGATTTGAGTAACATCCTTAGCAGATGAACCCTTCCACAGAATTGTTAAATTTCGATAACGTGGACCATGTGCTACGCAGTGCCATTATGTTTGGAGTGAAGGCCCTTGTTTTTATGTAGAGTAGCCCTTAATATGATGGTTTTTTTCATTGTatatattcattcattcattagcATAGATGTATTtatcttattaattttttttttgttagtgcAAATACAAGAGTGGTTTCACTCTAACCTAAATAAACTCGCATGTTTGTGATTTTTGACTCTTTCATGATGAAAATGAGCAATTAATTATTGCATGGTCAGTCATCACCAGCTCGTCATCTTCACTTCTCCTCACTTCGTTTTCCCCAAATATGGCACcaaaatcaaaaagaaaagaaacatccTCGcttccagggcttttctccgccgagacGAGCGGGAGGATAGCcctaggaacgaggttggaaAGAGGCACTAACCAAATAGCCATTCATAGATAAGAACATACCAACTTCAAGATACTCCCAAAACATGTAGTGATCGCCTTGTGGACTCAGATCAAAGTCCCGCTGGTATTGCGGAAGGTCTTTTTGCTCCTCTTTACGGCTCTTTATCCAAAACATGATTGACCTGCGAAGAAGAAGGAAGGCCGGTAAATACAAACATACATGCAATGAAGAATGCTTCCTCAGCGTGGGGAAAAATCATTACAGACCCACTTCTCCTGTCGGTCAAAATGACAGagttttaaattactccacCTCGAAGGATTCTAGGcaaaatggcattttttttttgtagctgCGAAGGTATCTCTCAGAGTTGATGAGCTGAAGATGTgaccatgcaaaaaaaaaaagagttcttCTTGGAAAAACGTATTTGAAGACATCTATATTAATTGATCATTGAAATTATTGCAACTCTTAGCTACCTTCTGCATTAAAAAATATCATCTAATAGAAGTAAAACACTTGGAGCCATGCTTTCATGGTCTAATTCAGGGCCGGAGAAGGTTTTGTAAGGTtgtcgcccccccccccccccctcccctctacCTAAGGGGAGAGGGGGTCATCGAGCTGCATCAACTGAAATATGTCATCACACCAAGGCTAGCGACGTTTCATGCACTTACGCTGGTGAATCTTTTA includes these proteins:
- the LOC137969598 gene encoding anoctamin-4-like, which translates into the protein MSRQPYSRLSEGQQFEIDTVADDSATVHVTLHRSEPTQPRIDYVLVYETSEDDNDDEESAAEAQRLADARTYFEKQLQKQGLNLQHRTKKDNNTERHFVLIHAPWEVLAKRAELSKMKVPLRVNDTVFESWLEFFLGSNIINKFKGKNPFQIRDASVPKSRDYFMGHFKRDRLSEYLHHKDFDEDTFFSTIDRQHLLQQFLSNTRYSDDPTDVGLTKLVYNGAYKSCYPLHEGEDEISDGETAVNLRQQLKRDWARFGRIFKYQPYDAIKDYFGHTIGLYFAWLGFYTAMLVPLAIFALIVFIYGIASSSSHIPVRDLCSESNRNVWYMCPLCDRQCSYWNLAPDTCTYAKVTHFFDNDWTVVLAFFASVWATLFLEFWKRRQATLAHRWHTSEFEEEEEQFRPEYLASLTEEEADPYKPDPNTGKIRPSKVKVKRFRRLSFVFSIISFMVLLVIIAMIGVVVYRAAVFAVLSSSPDEEVENGARILTTVSAAFINLVVIKILQLVYNKLALFLTDWENPQTQTEYRDSFTRKMALFQFVNNYTSIFYIAFFKSGLIVGTPGRYRRVLGKYRLDGCSAQGCFLELAIQIATIMVGQQIFYNISELGIPYLKMLLKKRRSQSLKDVERPQYELDHDLSPLERHFMFWEYLEIVLQYGFVTMFVAAFPLGPLFALLNVILEIRVDAINFLCQFRRADAVRAEDIGAWFGVLETITRISVLVNAFILAFTSEFLPKLAYKMVFSRDENASWSGTLEGYVNNSLAYIDLNTLYTWEKGTQPDNPTQNLNYTRDYCRYKGYFQNHYPYKHSSEYWNILAARLAFVFAFQFTVYAITSFIAWAIPDVPEELTFRMKREKELEKTLLKDQNNDNV